One genomic window of Caldivirga maquilingensis IC-167 includes the following:
- a CDS encoding helix-turn-helix transcriptional regulator: MQPPLGNVIMVIVMMEAFLIMVLGYMMYDVKARLTKGILRVINDSIELDSLPINDSRPRLNTDEVKVLKYLMSRGKPVIQSIIGKELNIPKSTLFRIIKRLSELGLVNVEKRGKYNYVYIQRTQDVLSILKSINEDSPQN, translated from the coding sequence GTGCAGCCACCTTTAGGTAACGTAATAATGGTAATAGTAATGATGGAGGCCTTCCTAATAATGGTGCTGGGTTACATGATGTATGATGTTAAGGCTAGGTTAACTAAAGGAATACTGAGGGTGATTAATGATAGTATCGAATTGGATTCATTACCCATTAATGATAGTAGGCCAAGGCTCAACACTGATGAGGTTAAGGTGCTTAAGTACCTTATGAGTAGGGGTAAGCCGGTTATTCAATCCATTATAGGTAAGGAACTAAACATACCTAAGTCCACGCTCTTCAGGATAATTAAGAGGTTAAGTGAATTAGGGTTAGTTAACGTTGAGAAGAGGGGTAAGTATAATTACGTCTACATTCAGCGAACCCAAGACGTCTTAAGCATACTTAAGTCGATTAACGAGGATTCACCCCAAAACTAA
- a CDS encoding DNA double-strand break repair nuclease NurA, with translation MYTLESLIGGIYKLSEVELAQISTELDGLNIRDIIIEIKDNSSNDYNTAAVDSGFIPVKYLGVIIGLINVATVVLPSSVRSRFIVRMVDNLESLEEAAKLEEFNSAADLLKDHELVLMDGPLVVSDEESSKLNALINSALSTGHYVLSFTKEVRVNRVSSRLMGVRNQINEVALFFTLFERFREKESGSVLITVPVNVRSGVVGFYMQVNGGSPPVYVEASENVLKNPSVLGAVSLMMSRENYPIPLYVADKLSKVSDEVKRWFIMALLRMGEKGEVDPLLYRYIRDMLGYARGRSLY, from the coding sequence TTGTATACCCTTGAATCATTAATAGGAGGCATATATAAGCTAAGTGAGGTTGAGTTAGCTCAAATAAGCACTGAGCTTGATGGCTTAAACATTAGGGACATTATAATTGAGATTAAGGATAATTCAAGTAATGATTACAACACTGCAGCAGTGGATTCAGGTTTCATACCGGTAAAGTACCTTGGAGTGATTATTGGTTTAATAAACGTGGCAACTGTTGTGCTTCCAAGTAGTGTGAGAAGTAGATTCATTGTGAGGATGGTTGATAACTTGGAGTCCCTTGAGGAGGCTGCTAAGCTTGAGGAGTTTAACTCAGCAGCTGACTTACTGAAGGACCATGAGTTAGTTTTAATGGATGGACCATTAGTGGTCAGTGATGAGGAGTCAAGTAAGTTAAATGCATTAATTAATAGCGCATTAAGCACCGGGCATTACGTATTATCCTTCACCAAGGAGGTTCGCGTTAACCGCGTCTCCAGTAGGTTAATGGGTGTTAGGAATCAGATTAATGAAGTGGCATTATTCTTCACCTTATTTGAAAGATTCAGGGAGAAGGAGTCGGGGTCTGTTTTAATCACGGTGCCGGTTAATGTGAGAAGTGGGGTGGTGGGATTCTACATGCAGGTTAATGGTGGTAGCCCCCCGGTTTACGTTGAGGCCAGTGAGAATGTGCTTAAGAATCCAAGCGTACTGGGGGCTGTGTCATTAATGATGAGTAGGGAGAATTACCCAATACCGCTTTACGTTGCTGATAAGTTATCTAAGGTTAGTGATGAGGTTAAGAGGTGGTTCATTATGGCATTACTTAGAATGGGTGAGAAAGGTGAGGTGGATCCACTACTGTATAGGTATATTAGGGATATGCTTGGTTACGCCAGGGGTAGAAGCCTTTATTAG
- the rpoA1 gene encoding DNA-directed RNA polymerase subunit A' produces MSYSNQGSGEDNIPLKVIKEISFNVLSPDLIRKMSVMEVTTSETYDEAGNPVKGGLMDRRLGVDEPEARCETCGNDWRRCPGHFGRIELVRPVVHPEFVKPIYDILRATCPNCGRLKLTDEEYKRYSERIKRLKKHWRALSDRLILRVKKKAAARSTCPHCGAPQPKIRLDKPFKFYTESEDGRLTRLDPVSIREWLEKVPDDDLELLGWNPSTARPEWAVLTVLPVPPPQVRPSIQLPSGQTSADDLTHALTTILRYNEKLRNAIESGSPTTSILDLWDSLQANVATYIDNELPGGIQARHRSKRPLKGIAQRLKGKEGRFRGSLSGKRVEFSARTVISPDPNLSINEVGVPIDIAKELTVVEPVTEWNIDLMRMLVVNGPETWPGANRVITPDGKKIELKVRRDRSELAQQIQPGWMIERHLMDGDYVLFNRQPSLHKMSMMCHIVKVLPGRTFRLHLAVCPPYNADFDGDEMNLHVPQTPEARAEARTIMLVQNFIVTPRYGGPIIGARQDYISGGYLLSRKGNVLTREKALFILGAVRENVQLEEPAIMHPVELWTGKQIISTLLPKDFNFTQATSFKSTCSDPYRCDTDEYIVVVNGYLATGVLDKKSIGAEQVDSLLHVLVKRYGNEFGRRWIDSMFRLIIRYIDIRGFTMALDSLNLPEDAMKKLDEVKNTYIKEAYELLDKYYKGALEAEPGKTIEETLEDKLAETLSKIREEASKIVDDYMNKESEVYIMAKTGARGSLLNAAQMTAALGQQTIRGERYRRGFTDRTLPHFLPGDKGPEARGFVKSNFRDGLSPIEYFFHAGGGRDGLVETAVRTSQSGYAQRRLINAMQDIYVAYDGTVRDSQDAIIQFKYGEDGIDVSKSDHGRLNIDEIIRRVMTSG; encoded by the coding sequence ATGTCTTATTCTAATCAGGGAAGCGGTGAGGATAATATACCGCTTAAGGTAATTAAGGAAATAAGCTTCAACGTCCTCTCACCAGATTTAATACGAAAAATGTCGGTAATGGAGGTAACAACCTCAGAGACTTATGATGAAGCCGGCAACCCAGTTAAAGGCGGGTTAATGGATAGGAGACTGGGTGTTGATGAACCTGAGGCTAGGTGCGAGACCTGTGGCAATGACTGGAGGAGGTGCCCTGGACACTTCGGTAGGATTGAGTTAGTTAGACCTGTTGTTCACCCTGAGTTCGTTAAACCCATTTACGATATACTGAGGGCAACATGCCCTAATTGCGGGAGATTGAAGCTAACTGATGAGGAGTATAAGAGGTATTCTGAGAGGATTAAGAGGCTTAAGAAGCATTGGAGAGCCCTCTCCGATAGGCTTATTCTCAGGGTTAAGAAGAAGGCCGCGGCTAGGTCAACATGCCCACACTGCGGTGCACCTCAACCTAAGATTAGGCTTGATAAGCCATTCAAGTTCTACACTGAGTCCGAGGATGGTAGGTTAACTAGGCTTGACCCAGTTAGCATAAGGGAGTGGCTTGAGAAGGTGCCTGACGATGACCTTGAATTACTCGGCTGGAACCCCTCAACAGCCAGACCAGAGTGGGCTGTCTTAACGGTTTTACCCGTACCACCACCTCAAGTTAGGCCATCAATACAATTACCCAGTGGCCAAACCAGTGCAGATGACTTAACCCACGCCTTAACAACAATACTTAGGTATAATGAGAAGCTTAGAAACGCCATAGAGTCCGGTTCACCCACAACCTCTATTCTTGATCTTTGGGACTCGCTTCAAGCCAATGTAGCCACATACATTGATAATGAACTACCCGGTGGTATTCAGGCTAGGCATAGGAGTAAGAGGCCGCTTAAGGGTATTGCCCAGAGGCTTAAGGGGAAGGAGGGTAGGTTTAGGGGTAGCTTATCAGGTAAGAGGGTTGAGTTCTCAGCTAGGACTGTGATTAGCCCTGACCCTAATTTAAGCATTAATGAGGTTGGTGTACCAATTGATATAGCTAAGGAGCTGACTGTGGTGGAGCCTGTTACTGAGTGGAATATTGACTTAATGAGGATGCTTGTTGTTAATGGACCTGAGACCTGGCCTGGGGCTAATAGGGTTATTACGCCTGATGGTAAGAAGATTGAGCTTAAGGTTAGGAGGGATAGGAGTGAATTAGCCCAGCAGATTCAGCCAGGTTGGATGATTGAGAGGCATTTAATGGATGGTGACTACGTCCTCTTCAATAGGCAACCAAGCCTCCATAAGATGTCAATGATGTGCCACATAGTTAAGGTACTTCCAGGTAGAACCTTCAGGCTTCACTTAGCAGTATGCCCACCCTATAACGCTGACTTCGATGGAGATGAAATGAACCTCCACGTACCCCAGACCCCTGAGGCTAGGGCTGAGGCTAGGACTATAATGCTTGTTCAAAACTTCATAGTGACACCCAGGTACGGTGGCCCGATAATAGGTGCTAGGCAGGATTACATAAGTGGAGGCTACTTACTCTCAAGGAAGGGGAATGTGTTAACCAGGGAGAAGGCACTATTCATACTCGGCGCCGTTAGGGAGAATGTGCAGCTTGAGGAACCAGCAATAATGCATCCTGTGGAGCTTTGGACGGGTAAGCAGATAATATCAACACTACTGCCTAAGGACTTCAACTTCACTCAGGCAACATCCTTCAAGTCAACGTGCAGTGACCCATATAGGTGTGATACTGATGAGTACATTGTGGTTGTTAACGGTTACTTAGCCACTGGTGTGCTTGATAAGAAGTCCATTGGCGCTGAGCAGGTTGATTCACTGCTTCACGTACTAGTTAAGAGGTATGGTAATGAATTCGGTAGGAGGTGGATTGACTCAATGTTCAGATTAATAATAAGGTACATTGACATAAGGGGCTTCACAATGGCCCTTGACTCACTTAACCTACCTGAGGATGCAATGAAGAAGCTTGATGAGGTTAAGAACACCTACATTAAGGAGGCCTATGAATTACTGGATAAGTACTATAAGGGTGCACTTGAGGCTGAGCCAGGTAAGACTATTGAGGAGACCCTTGAGGATAAGTTAGCTGAAACATTATCAAAGATTAGGGAGGAGGCCTCTAAGATAGTTGACGACTACATGAATAAGGAGTCCGAGGTTTACATAATGGCTAAGACGGGTGCAAGGGGTAGTCTACTGAATGCCGCTCAAATGACCGCCGCCCTAGGTCAACAAACAATAAGGGGTGAGAGGTATAGGCGTGGCTTCACCGACAGGACCCTACCCCACTTCCTACCTGGCGATAAGGGACCTGAGGCTAGGGGCTTCGTTAAGAGTAACTTCAGGGATGGATTATCACCAATAGAGTACTTCTTCCACGCCGGTGGCGGTAGAGATGGATTAGTTGAAACCGCGGTAAGGACATCTCAAAGCGGCTACGCGCAGAGGAGGCTTATTAATGCAATGCAGGATATTTACGTTGCCTACGACGGGACAGTTAGGGATTCACAGGATGCAATAATTCAATTCAAGTACGGTGAGGATGGTATAGACGTCTCCAAGAGTGACCACGGTAGGTTAAATATAGATGAAATAATAAGGAGGGTGATGACAAGTGGCTGA
- a CDS encoding peroxiredoxin, producing the protein MVNVGEKAPDFELLDTDLKVRRLSDFLGKGRPVVVLTFPAAFSPVCTKELCTIRDNMSLLNKANAEVIAISVDQPWALKAFKEANKLNFTLLSDFNRQFIEKYGLVLEDLLGLKKLAKRAAFILDEQGVVRYKWVSDDPRNEPPYKEILNLVTAMTVSKSGGCG; encoded by the coding sequence ATGGTTAACGTAGGAGAAAAGGCACCTGACTTTGAACTACTGGACACAGACTTAAAGGTGAGGAGGCTAAGTGATTTCCTAGGTAAAGGGAGGCCTGTCGTTGTCTTAACGTTCCCTGCAGCCTTCAGCCCAGTATGCACGAAGGAGTTATGCACAATAAGGGATAATATGAGTTTACTGAATAAGGCTAATGCCGAGGTAATTGCTATAAGTGTTGATCAACCATGGGCATTAAAGGCCTTTAAGGAGGCTAATAAGTTAAACTTCACATTACTAAGCGACTTTAATAGGCAGTTCATTGAGAAATATGGCCTAGTGCTTGAGGATCTACTTGGTTTAAAGAAGCTGGCTAAGAGGGCAGCCTTCATACTTGATGAACAAGGTGTAGTTAGGTATAAGTGGGTTAGTGATGATCCAAGGAATGAACCGCCATATAAGGAAATACTTAATCTTGTCACAGCCATGACCGTTTCTAAAAGTGGTGGGTGCGGTTAA
- a CDS encoding acetate uptake transporter: protein MASTTVTIKKADPTALGIFSYGFSLLILSIYAMGFYPWSESIVMIAPALVFGGVFLLVAANWEYNNGNTFGATAFGTYSAFFLTFAVAHIGIVAGWFSSLEVAHLIGLLAVAFAVMTFFYWMGSFKMNLALNLTLLFLLITFILYAIPLTSLSSSMTSLMGKIPDALKPAGYVGFVDSLFTMWVGAAVVINDRWELAGLKGPIPTYPLTKRKSK, encoded by the coding sequence ATGGCTTCCACTACGGTTACGATCAAGAAGGCTGACCCAACTGCCCTTGGAATCTTCTCCTATGGATTCAGCCTACTCATACTGTCAATATACGCTATGGGTTTTTACCCATGGAGTGAAAGCATTGTAATGATTGCACCAGCATTAGTATTTGGAGGGGTATTCCTACTTGTTGCAGCCAACTGGGAGTATAATAATGGGAACACCTTTGGAGCCACTGCATTCGGTACATACTCAGCATTCTTCCTAACATTTGCGGTTGCCCACATTGGAATTGTGGCTGGTTGGTTCTCCTCACTGGAGGTTGCGCACTTAATTGGATTACTTGCAGTAGCCTTTGCGGTAATGACATTCTTCTACTGGATGGGTAGCTTCAAGATGAACCTAGCGTTAAACTTAACATTACTATTTCTACTAATAACCTTCATACTCTACGCAATACCACTCACATCCCTATCATCATCAATGACTAGCTTAATGGGTAAAATACCTGATGCACTTAAGCCAGCTGGCTACGTAGGCTTCGTAGATTCATTATTCACAATGTGGGTTGGAGCTGCAGTAGTAATAAATGATAGATGGGAATTAGCTGGATTGAAGGGTCCAATACCCACTTACCCCCTCACTAAAAGGAAGAGTAAGTGA
- a CDS encoding dihydropteroate synthase, with protein MRLKLNAPEVMAVINVSPESFYSASVKSTEEELLKFAINVFKAGVRIFDIGGMSTAPFKRTWVPEDVELSRLKWAVNLLRGELGDRIIISVDTFRPRVASEVAKLGVDVLNDVTGLRYDKGLAKVAKEHGLAMILCAREATQSGLNPVEAIINEAKWSINVAESMGVNDIIIDPCIGFPPLDRDQNLEPNRQVPNTRYDDWPYRDIYLVANAARIRRELGKPICVGVSRKGFIRRLLGGGVEDSIWGTLGLHAYLAYVGVDVIRAHDAVETLNVVKIINMVKECGGDYLSCIDNVRKAYKEAD; from the coding sequence ATGAGACTTAAATTAAATGCACCTGAGGTTATGGCAGTCATTAACGTAAGCCCCGAATCCTTTTACTCAGCAAGTGTTAAATCAACTGAAGAGGAGTTGCTTAAATTCGCCATTAATGTGTTTAAGGCTGGTGTAAGGATCTTTGACATTGGGGGAATGTCCACTGCGCCATTTAAGAGAACTTGGGTTCCTGAGGATGTTGAGTTAAGTAGGCTTAAATGGGCAGTAAACCTACTGAGGGGGGAGTTGGGTGATAGGATTATCATATCTGTGGACACCTTCAGGCCACGTGTAGCCTCTGAGGTGGCTAAATTAGGTGTAGATGTTTTGAATGATGTGACTGGTTTAAGGTATGATAAGGGGTTGGCTAAGGTGGCTAAGGAGCATGGATTAGCCATGATACTGTGCGCAAGGGAGGCTACTCAAAGTGGCTTAAATCCCGTTGAAGCTATTATTAATGAGGCTAAGTGGAGTATTAATGTTGCTGAATCCATGGGTGTTAATGATATTATAATCGACCCATGCATAGGCTTCCCACCACTTGATAGGGACCAGAACCTGGAGCCGAATAGGCAGGTACCTAATACGCGTTACGATGACTGGCCCTATAGGGATATTTACCTTGTTGCTAACGCCGCAAGGATAAGGAGGGAACTTGGTAAACCTATTTGCGTTGGCGTATCAAGGAAGGGATTCATAAGGAGGCTACTGGGTGGTGGTGTTGAGGATTCCATATGGGGAACACTGGGGCTTCACGCATACTTGGCCTACGTGGGTGTGGATGTAATTAGGGCTCATGATGCAGTGGAGACTCTTAATGTTGTTAAAATTATTAATATGGTGAAGGAATGTGGTGGTGATTATTTAAGCTGCATTGATAACGTGAGAAAAGCTTATAAAGAGGCTGATTAA
- a CDS encoding MarR family transcriptional regulator, whose amino-acid sequence MGVAGPEERILLALFMQSAVSEGKAISVSALAKIINSEVSLVSNVLKSLVDQGYVALKDNNVFLTNKGLMRVLSRFS is encoded by the coding sequence ATGGGTGTGGCTGGACCCGAGGAGAGGATACTGCTTGCGTTATTCATGCAATCCGCGGTTAGTGAAGGTAAGGCCATAAGCGTGAGCGCGTTAGCTAAGATAATTAATAGTGAGGTAAGCTTAGTGAGTAATGTCTTAAAGTCACTTGTTGACCAGGGTTACGTGGCTTTAAAGGATAATAACGTTTTCTTAACCAATAAGGGATTAATGAGGGTTTTAAGTAGATTCTCGTGA
- a CDS encoding chloride channel protein yields the protein MNISELPYYVKWFILGIVIGVVAGLSALAFYFTLKFMEYLFMVRLIAFKPPLPIGEGGSLNYVLHAGRLWLIPVSTALGGLLSGLIVYTWAPEAEGHGTDAAINAFHRLQGRIRRRIPPIKLIASAITIGSGGSAGREGPTAQLSAGIGSFIADLLGLSAEDRRIAVAVGIGAGIGSIFKAPMGGAILAAEVLYKRDMETEVLFPALVASVVGYSIFSSIVGFTPIFGYYTGVFNPLRLPLYAVLGIVDGLVAVLYVKTFYFIHDSFKRWRISNYVKPVIGGLATGLIGLLVPEILGTGYGWVNLAEFNNVNAFASPVLIPPLMILILLPFLKIIATSFTVGSGGSGGVFAPGIVIGAFTGFDAWLLFHYLTPGLTPNPAPFVIVSMLALFGASAKAPLAVMFMVIEMTGSYQLLPAAMIAVAIAYIVSGDYTIYRAQVPTRRDSPAHANEYKVPLIMELKVKDCRIIKGPVVSPSDDAGKALNTMLRLRYTALPVVDDGRFIGLISIYNMNGGRGKVSDYIIRDTQYVTPESTLYDALTVMSKLGTTWVPVVSNGEFLGILTMENMNKAYTERLRSLMPNKQPYH from the coding sequence ATGAACATTAGTGAGTTGCCGTATTATGTCAAGTGGTTTATTTTAGGAATCGTGATTGGTGTGGTTGCTGGTTTATCGGCATTAGCCTTCTACTTCACTTTAAAGTTCATGGAGTACTTATTCATGGTTAGGTTAATTGCTTTTAAACCACCTCTACCCATAGGGGAGGGTGGTTCATTAAACTACGTACTTCATGCAGGTAGGCTTTGGTTAATACCGGTGTCCACTGCCTTAGGTGGGTTACTTTCAGGTTTAATAGTGTATACCTGGGCTCCTGAGGCTGAGGGTCATGGGACTGATGCGGCGATTAATGCCTTTCATAGGCTTCAAGGCAGGATTAGAAGGAGAATACCGCCTATTAAACTCATAGCCTCAGCCATAACGATTGGGTCAGGGGGAAGTGCCGGTAGGGAGGGGCCCACGGCTCAATTAAGCGCTGGTATTGGGTCGTTTATAGCCGATTTATTAGGCTTATCTGCTGAGGATAGGAGGATTGCTGTTGCTGTTGGTATTGGTGCTGGTATTGGTTCAATATTTAAGGCACCCATGGGTGGAGCAATATTAGCGGCTGAGGTGCTTTATAAGAGGGATATGGAGACTGAGGTCTTATTCCCGGCCCTAGTGGCCTCAGTGGTGGGTTACTCAATATTTAGCTCCATTGTTGGCTTCACCCCAATATTCGGGTACTACACCGGTGTCTTCAATCCATTAAGGTTACCATTATACGCCGTTCTCGGTATAGTGGATGGATTAGTAGCGGTACTTTACGTGAAGACCTTCTACTTCATTCACGACTCCTTCAAGAGGTGGAGGATTAGCAACTACGTGAAACCTGTAATTGGTGGCCTTGCCACTGGTTTAATAGGCCTACTGGTGCCTGAAATATTAGGCACTGGTTATGGTTGGGTTAACTTAGCTGAGTTCAATAATGTTAATGCATTTGCGTCACCAGTACTAATACCACCGCTTATGATTCTAATACTGCTACCATTCCTCAAGATTATTGCAACATCATTCACAGTAGGTTCAGGTGGTAGTGGTGGTGTCTTTGCGCCAGGCATAGTGATAGGGGCTTTCACTGGTTTTGATGCTTGGCTTCTTTTCCACTACCTGACACCAGGCTTAACCCCTAATCCTGCGCCATTTGTAATAGTGAGTATGCTTGCGCTCTTCGGGGCTTCTGCTAAAGCCCCCTTGGCGGTAATGTTCATGGTTATTGAAATGACGGGTAGTTATCAATTATTGCCTGCAGCCATGATAGCCGTGGCAATAGCCTACATAGTATCAGGTGACTATACGATATATAGGGCCCAAGTCCCAACTAGGAGGGATTCCCCAGCCCATGCTAATGAATACAAGGTACCACTCATCATGGAGCTTAAGGTTAAGGATTGTAGAATAATTAAGGGACCTGTGGTGAGTCCAAGTGATGATGCTGGTAAAGCCTTAAACACAATGCTTAGACTCAGGTACACGGCGTTGCCTGTTGTTGATGATGGGAGGTTCATAGGCTTGATCAGTATCTATAACATGAATGGTGGCAGGGGGAAGGTTAGTGACTACATTATTAGGGATACCCAGTACGTGACCCCTGAGTCCACGCTTTACGATGCATTAACAGTTATGAGTAAACTGGGCACCACCTGGGTACCAGTGGTGAGTAACGGTGAGTTCCTGGGGATACTAACCATGGAGAACATGAATAAGGCTTACACCGAGAGATTAAGAAGCCTAATGCCCAATAAGCAACCATATCATTAA
- the rpoA2 gene encoding DNA-directed RNA polymerase subunit A'' → MAEQYLSQEEVRSRIETLKEVLPSRLVNELLNRLNNVKLSDRQLERVMKAVVAEYYKSIVDPGEAIGIVTAQSVGEPSTQMILRTFHYAGLREFSMALGLPRLIEIIDARRKPQVPRMTIYLKPEYAHDEEKAHDVAKRIQAITIENLAKSVDVDYFNSTIIITLDEDALRYRGLSVNDVKKALDRIKGKAGEITVEGNSISVTVNAQEVSALKKMRDKILQTKVAGIRGIKKALVMKTDNNEYVIYTEGTNLEAVLLLDEVDSTRTISHDIHEVAEVLGIEAARTMIMRELKAVLDDQGLDVDTRHLMMVADVMTWDGKVRQIGRHGVAGQKVSPLARAAFEVTVKNLIEAAYMGESEKFKGVVENIISGRYVPIGTGYVELMLEHP, encoded by the coding sequence GTGGCTGAGCAGTACCTAAGCCAAGAGGAGGTTAGGTCAAGGATTGAGACCCTTAAGGAGGTGTTACCCAGTAGGTTAGTTAATGAACTGCTTAATAGGTTGAATAACGTTAAGTTATCTGATAGGCAACTTGAGAGAGTTATGAAGGCTGTTGTGGCTGAGTACTATAAGTCAATAGTTGATCCAGGTGAGGCAATAGGCATAGTTACTGCTCAAAGTGTTGGTGAACCATCAACACAAATGATATTGAGGACCTTCCACTACGCCGGTTTAAGGGAGTTCTCAATGGCCTTAGGTTTACCTAGGTTAATTGAGATAATTGACGCTAGGAGGAAGCCCCAAGTACCTAGGATGACTATTTACCTTAAACCAGAGTACGCGCACGATGAAGAGAAGGCTCATGATGTCGCCAAGAGGATTCAAGCAATAACCATTGAGAACCTAGCTAAGAGCGTTGATGTGGATTACTTCAATTCAACAATAATAATAACCCTTGATGAGGATGCCTTAAGGTACAGGGGGTTAAGTGTTAATGATGTTAAGAAGGCCTTAGATAGGATTAAGGGTAAGGCAGGGGAAATAACCGTTGAGGGTAATTCAATAAGTGTGACTGTTAATGCCCAGGAGGTATCAGCATTAAAGAAGATGAGGGATAAGATTCTTCAAACCAAGGTAGCTGGCATAAGGGGGATTAAGAAGGCCTTAGTTATGAAGACTGATAATAATGAGTACGTAATATACACTGAGGGAACAAACCTCGAGGCGGTACTACTGCTTGATGAGGTTGACTCAACGAGGACAATATCACACGACATACATGAGGTTGCTGAGGTACTTGGTATTGAGGCTGCAAGAACCATGATTATGAGGGAACTAAAGGCCGTTCTAGATGACCAAGGCCTAGATGTAGACACCAGGCACTTAATGATGGTTGCTGACGTAATGACATGGGACGGTAAGGTTAGGCAGATTGGGAGGCATGGTGTAGCAGGCCAGAAAGTCAGTCCATTAGCCAGGGCAGCCTTTGAGGTAACGGTTAAGAACCTAATTGAAGCAGCCTACATGGGGGAGAGCGAGAAGTTTAAGGGCGTTGTGGAGAACATTATATCAGGCAGGTACGTGCCAATAGGCACTGGTTACGTTGAATTAATGCTTGAGCATCCGTGA
- a CDS encoding AAA family ATPase codes for MKFIFGREILDPSEFYDREEELKVLINSFKVRQPIAVIGYRRMGKSSLINVALKLMDNEDTVTVKVSLEGVRSIRQFLDLYVSSILTETVRKSIRLKLKVDLINIRDALHALLGAVREAGVRFNGLDFYVRLYTDVIDYKVNMIKALDEFLQMPQKIAEELGKNMVIALDEFQQVRFLKQPYPDVLRVMRRIWQSHSMVEYVIAGSEVGIMRELLSRSDQPFFAFFRVIELKPFNKDTSISFLREGLMENGVYCVGEVLEKAYELTGGFPAWLNLAGLRMVEGGCDKWFILNDPTVKLIIESELSSLNHNQLRLLKALAMGIRLNKANVMKPNRVLNELIAKGLVEKTGWGRYRIVDPLLANYLKING; via the coding sequence ATGAAATTCATATTCGGTAGGGAGATTCTTGACCCATCGGAATTCTATGATAGGGAGGAGGAACTTAAGGTACTTATTAATTCATTTAAGGTTAGGCAACCAATTGCAGTTATAGGTTATAGGAGAATGGGGAAGTCGTCATTAATTAATGTTGCTCTTAAATTAATGGATAATGAAGATACAGTAACCGTTAAGGTGTCTTTAGAGGGGGTTAGAAGCATTAGGCAGTTTCTCGACCTTTACGTTAGTAGTATTCTTACGGAGACCGTTAGGAAATCGATTAGACTTAAATTGAAGGTAGACTTAATTAACATTAGAGATGCATTACATGCATTACTCGGCGCTGTGAGGGAGGCTGGGGTTAGGTTTAATGGACTGGACTTCTACGTTAGGCTTTACACTGATGTGATTGATTATAAGGTTAACATGATTAAGGCATTGGATGAATTCCTTCAAATGCCCCAGAAGATTGCTGAGGAGTTGGGTAAGAACATGGTGATTGCGCTTGATGAATTCCAGCAGGTTAGGTTCCTTAAGCAACCGTACCCTGATGTATTAAGGGTCATGAGGAGGATTTGGCAATCCCACAGCATGGTTGAGTATGTGATCGCTGGGTCTGAGGTGGGTATTATGAGGGAGTTACTGAGTAGGAGTGATCAACCCTTCTTCGCCTTCTTTAGGGTTATTGAATTAAAGCCCTTTAATAAGGACACCAGTATATCATTCCTAAGGGAGGGGCTTATGGAGAATGGGGTGTATTGTGTAGGTGAAGTCTTAGAGAAGGCTTATGAGTTAACGGGTGGTTTCCCAGCTTGGCTTAACCTGGCTGGTTTAAGAATGGTTGAGGGAGGCTGCGATAAGTGGTTTATACTAAATGACCCAACAGTCAAACTCATTATAGAATCCGAGTTAAGTAGCCTTAACCATAATCAACTTAGGCTCCTTAAGGCATTAGCCATGGGTATTAGGTTGAATAAGGCAAACGTTATGAAGCCTAACAGGGTTTTAAATGAATTAATCGCAAAGGGGCTTGTTGAGAAGACTGGGTGGGGTAGGTATAGGATTGTTGACCCATTGTTGGCGAATTACTTGAAGATTAATGGTTAA